In Amia ocellicauda isolate fAmiCal2 chromosome 7, fAmiCal2.hap1, whole genome shotgun sequence, one genomic interval encodes:
- the LOC136752526 gene encoding transcription activator BRG1 isoform X7, whose product MSTPDPPMGGTPRPGPSPGPGPSPGAMLGPSPGPSPGSAHSMMGPSPGPPSAGHPLPPQGPSGYPQENMHQMHKPMDAMHEKGMPDDPRYGQMKGMGMRPGGHSGMGPPPSPMDQHSQGYPSPLGGSEHAPSPVPANGPPSGPLMPSGPGGVPLDGGDPQVLGQQNRGGPTPFNQNQLHQLRAQIMAYKMLARGQPLPDHLQMAVQGKRPMPGMQQQMPSLPPPSGPGAGPGSGPGPAPSNYNRPHGMVGPNMPPPGPSGVPPGMQGQPPNGPPKTWPEGPMVNAAAPSSAPQKLIPPQPTGRPSPAPPSVPPAASPVMPPQTQSPGQPAQPAPMVQLHQKQNRITPIQKPRGLDPVEILQEREYRLQARIAHRIQELENLPGSLAGDLRTKANIELKALRLLNFQRQLRQEVVVCMRRDTALETALNAKAYKRSKRQSLREARITEKLEKQQKIEQERKRRQKHQEYLNSILQHAKDFKEYHRSITAKIQKLTKAVATYHANTEREQKKENERIEKERMRRLMAEDEEGYRKLIDQKKDKRLAYLLQQTDEYVANLTELVRAHKAAQALKEKKKKKKKKKLENPEGQTPALGPDGEPLDETSQMSDLPVKVIHVDSGKILTGVDAPKAGQLDAWLEMNPGYEVAPRSDSEDSGSEEEEEDEEEQPTPQPAQPPPVEEKKKIPDPDSEDVSEVDARHIIEHAKQDVDDEYGAASFARGLQSYYAVAHAVTERVDKQSSLLVNGQLKQYQIKGLEWLVSLYNNNLNGILADEMGLGKTIQTIALITYLMEYKRINGPFLIIVPLSTLSNWVYEFDKWAPSVVKVSYKGSPAARRAFVPQLRSGKFNVLLTTYEYIIKDKQVLAKIRWKYMIVDEGHRMKNHHCKLTQVLNTHYLAPRRLLLTGTPLQNKLPELWALLNFLLPTIFKSCSTFEQWFNAPFAMTGEKVDLNEEETILIIRRLHKVLRPFLLRRLKKEVEAQLPEKVEYVIKCDMSALQRVLYRHMQAKGVLLTDGSEKDKKGKGGTKTLMNTIMQLRKICNHPYMFQHIEESFSEHLGFTGGIVQGPDLYRASGKFELLDRILPKLRATNHKVLLFCQMTSLMTIMEDYFAYRNFKYLRLDGTTKAEDRGMLLKAFNDPSSTYFVFLLSTRAGGLGLNLQSADTVIIFDSDWNPHQDLQAQDRAHRIGQQNEVRVLRLCTVNSVEEKILAAAKYKLNVDQKVIQAGMFDQKSSSHERRAFLQAILEHEEQDEEEDEVPDDETVNQMIARSEEEFDHFMRMDLDRRREEARNPKRKPRLMEEDELPTWIMKDDAEVERLTCEEEEEKMFGRGSRQRKEVDYSDSLTEKQWLKAIEEGTLEEIEEEVRQKKTTRKRKRDRDVDMPAPATPTTSTRSREKDEDSKKQKKRGRPPAEKLSPNPPNLTKKMKKIVDAVIKYKDSSNGRQLSEVFIQLPSRKELPEYYELIRKPVDFKKIKERIRNHKYRSLNDLEKDVMLLCQNAQTFNLEGSLIYEDSIVLQSVFTSVRQKIEKEEDSEGDESEEEEEEVDEGSESESRSVKVKIKLGRKEKSQERGKGRRRLGRGSRAKPVVSDDDSEEEQEEDRSATGSEED is encoded by the exons ATGTCGACCCCGGACCCCCCTATGGGAGGGACCCCCCGGCCGGGCCCCTCCCCGGGACCCGGGCCCTCTCCGGGAGCCATGCTGGGGCCCAGTCCAGGGCCCTCTCCCGGCTCCGCACATAGCATGATGGGGCCCAGCCCGGGACCCCCGTCTGCGGGGCACCCTCTGCCCCCGCAGGGACCCTCGGGGTATCCTCAGGAGAACATGCACCAAATGCACAAG CCAATGGACGCCATGCACGAGAAGGGCATGCCGGACGACCCTCGATACGGGCAGATGAAGGGGATGGGCATGAGACCGGGAGGCCACAGTGGCATGGGCCCCCCTCCGAGCCCCATGGATCAGCACTCGCAGG GTTACCCCTCTCCTCTGGGAGGCTCCGAACACGCGCCTAGCCCAGTCCCGGCAAACGGCCCTCCCTCGGGGCCCCTGATGCCCTCTGGCCCCGGGGGGGTGCCCCTGGACGGAGGGGACCCCCAGGTGCTGGGCCAGCAAAACCGCGGCGGCCCGACCCCCTTCAACCAGAACCAGCTGCACCAGCTCCGGGCGCAGATCATGGCCTATAAGATGCTGGCGCGCGGGCAGCCCCTGCCGGACCACCTGCAGATGGCGGTGCAGGGCAAGCGACCCATGCCCGGCATGCAGCAGCAGATGCCAAGCCTACCTCCCCCCTCGGGACCCGGGGCGGGCCCGGGTTCGGGTCCTGGCCCCGCCCCCTCCAACTACAACAGACCTCATG GCATGGTAGGACCCAACATGCCTCCCCCTGGACCCTCAGGTGTCCCTCCAGGTATGCAGGGACAGCCCCCCAATGGACCCCCGAAGACCTGGCCTGAAG GGCCCATGGTGAACGCAGCTGCCCCCTCCAGTGCCCCCCAGAAGCTCATCCCTCCACAGCCCACCGGCCGGCCCTCCCCGGCCCCGCCGTCCGTGCCCCCCGCGGCCTCACCCGTCATGCCGCCCCAGACCCAGTCGCCCGGCCAGCCCGCCCAGCCGGCGCCCATGGTCCAGCTGCACCAGAAGCAGAACCGCATCACGCCCATCCAGAAGCCACGCGGCCTGGACCCCgtggaaatcctgcaggagcGCGAGTACAG GCTACAGGCCCGGATCGCCCATCGCATCCAGGAACTCGAGAACCTCCCAGGGTCTCTGGCCGGAGACCTGCGGACCAAAGCCAACATCGAACTGAAAGCACTGAGACTGCTTAACTTCCAGAGACAG CTGCGCCAGGAGGTGGTGGTGTGCATGCGCCGGGACACGGCCCTGGAGACGGCGCTGAATGCCAAGGCCTACAAGCGCAGCAAGCGGCAGTCCCTGCGCGAGGCCCGCATCACCGAGAAGCTGGAGAAGCAGCAGAAGATCGAGCAGGAGCGCAAGCGCCGGCAGAAGCACCAGGAGTACCTGAACAGTATCCTGCAGCACGCCAAGGACTTCAAGGAGTACCACCGCTCCATCACCGCCAAGATCCAGAAGCTCACCAAGGCCGTGGCCACCTACCATGCCAACACCGAGCGCGAGCAGAAGAAGGAGAACGAGCGCATTGAGAAGGAGAGGATGAGGAGGCTGATG GCCGAGGATGAGGAGGGCTACAGGAAGCTGATCGACCAGAAGAAGGACAAGCGCCTGGCCTACCTCCTGCAGCAGACGGACGAGTACGTCGCCAACCTGACCGAGCTGGTCCGGGCCCACAAGGCCGCCCAGGCCCtcaaggagaagaagaagaagaagaaaaagaag AAGCTGGAGAACCCAGAAGGCCAGACTCCTGCCCTCGGTCCCGACGGAGAG CCCCTGGACGAGACCAGCCAGATGAGCGACCTGCCGGTGAAGGTCATCCACGTGGACAGCGGCAAGATCCTGACCGGAGTGGACGCCCCCAAGGCGGGGCAGCTGGACGCCTGGCTGGAGATGAACCCAGG CTATGAAGTGGCCCCCCGGTCCGACAGCGAGGACAGCggctcggaggaggaggag gaggacgaggaggagcaGCCGACCCCCCAGCCCGCCCAGCCGCCCCctgtggaggagaagaagaagatccCCGACCCGGACAGTGAGGACGTGTCGGAGGTGGACGCCAGGCACATCATTGA GCACGCCAAGCAGGATGTGGATGACGAGTACGGGGCGGCCAGCTTCGCCCGGGGGCTGCAGTCCTACTATGCCGTGGCCCACGCCGTCACCGAGAGGGTGGACAAGCAGTCGTCGCTGCTGGTCAACGGGCAGCTCAAGCAGTACCAG ATCAAGGGCCTGGAGTGGCTGGTCTCGCTGTACAACAACAACCTGAACGGCATCCTGGCCGACGAGATGGGCCTGGGCAAGACCATCCAGACCATCGCCCTGATCACGTACCTCATGGAGTACAAGCGCATCAACGGGCCCTTCCTCATCATCGTCCCCCTCTC GACTCTATCCAACTGGGTGTACGAGTTTGACAAGTGGGCTCCCTCCGTGGTGAAGGTTTCCTACAAG GGTTCCCCGGCAGCCCGGCGCGCCTTCGTCCCCCAGCTCCGCAGTGGCAAGTTCAATGTCCTGCTGACCACCTATGAGTACATCATCAAGGACAAGCAGGTCCTGGCCAAG ATCCGCTGGAAGTACATGATCGTGGATGAGGGCCACCGCATGAAGAACCACCACTGCAAGCTCACACAGGTGCTCAACACACACTACCTGGCCCCCCGGCGCCTGCTGCTCACCGGCACCCCGCTGCAGAACAAGCTGCCCGAGCTGTGGGCGCTGCTCAACTTCCTGCTGCCCACCATCTTCAAGAGCTGCAGCACCTTCGAGCAGTGGTTCAACGCCCCCTTCGCCATGACTGGGGAGAAG GTGGACCTGAACGAGGAGGAGACCATCCTGATCATCCGGCGCCTCCACAAGGTGCTCCGGCCCTTCCTGCTCCGGAGGCTGAAGAAGGAGGTCGAGGCGCAGCTGCCCGAGAAG GTGGAGTACGTCATTAAGTGCGACATGTCGGCCTTGCAGAGGGTGCTGTACCGACACATGCAGGCCAAGGGCGTGCTGCTCACTGACGGGTCCGAGAAGGACAAGAAA GGTAAAGGTGGGACGAAGACGCTGATGAACACCATCATGCAGCTGAGGAAGATCTGCAACCACCCGTACATGTTCCAGCACATCGAG GAGTCCTTCTCGGAGCATCTGGGGTTCACAGGAGGGATCGTGCAGGG ACCGGACCTCTACCGGGCCTCGGGTAAGTTCGAGCTGCTGGACCGCATCCTGCCCAAGCTGCGCGCGACCAATCACAAGGTGCTGCTGTTCTGTCAGATGACCTCCCTCATGACGATCATGGAGGACTACTTCGCCTACCGCAACTTCAAATACCTCAGGCTGGATG GCACCACGAAGGCCGAGGACCGTGGGATGCTGCTGAAGGCCTTCAACGACCCCAGCTCCACCTACTTCGTGTTCCTGCTGAGCACGCGCGCGGGGGGGCTAGGGCTCAACCTGCAGTCGGCCGACACGGTGATCATTTTCGACAGCGACTGGAATCCCCACCAG gaCCTGCAGGCCCAGGACCGCGCGCACCGCATCGGCCAGCAGAACGAGGTGCGCGTCCTGCGGCTGTGCACGGTCAACAGCGTGGAGGAGAAGATCCTGGCCGCGGCCAAGTACAAGCTCAATGTGGACCAGAAGGTCATCCAGGCCGGCATGTTCGATCAGAAATCCAGCAGCCACGAGCGCCGCGCCTTCCTGCAGGCAATCCTGGAGCACGAGGAACAGGACGAG GAAGAGGACGAGGTGCCCGATGACGAAACGGTCAACCAGATGATCGCCAGGAGCGAGGAGGAGTTCGACCACTTCATG CGAATGGACCTGGACCGGCGCCGCGAGGAGGCCCGCAACCCCAAGCGCAAGCCCCGGCTGATGGAGGAGGACGAGCTGCCCACCTGGATCATGAAGGACGACGCCGAGGTGGAGCGGCTCACctgcgaggaggaggaggagaagatgtTTGGTCGCGGCTCGCGCCAGCGCAAGGAGGTGGACTACAGCGACTCGCTGACCGAGAAGCAGTGGCTCAAG GCCATCGAGGAGGGCACGCTGGAAGAGATCGAGGAGGAGGTGCGCCAGAAGAAGACGACCCGCAAGCGCAAGCGTGACCGTGATGTGGACATGCCGGCGCCTGCCACGCCCACCACCAGCACGCGCAGCCGTGAGAAGGACGAGGACAGCAAGAAGCAGAAGAAGCGTGGCCGCCCCCCCGCCGAGAAGCTGTCGCCTAACCCGCCCAACCTCACTAAGAAGATGAAGAAGATCGTGGATGCCGTGATCAAGTACAAGGACAG CAGCAATGGCAGACAGCTGAGCGAGGTCTTCATCCAGCTGCCGTCCCGCAAGGAGCTGCCCGAGTACTACGAGCTCATCCGCAAGCCAGTGGACTTCAAGAAGATCAAG GAGAGGATCCGCAACCACAAGTACCGCAGCCTGAACGACCTAGAGAAGGACGTGATGCTACTGTGCCAGAACGCCCAGACCTTCAACCTGGAGGGATCGCTG ATATACGAGGACTCCATCGTGCTCCAGTCGGTGTTCACAAGCGTGCGGCAGAAGATCGAGAAGGAGGAGGACAGCGAGGGTGACGAGagcgaggaggaggaagaggaggtggACGAGGGCTCCGAGTCGGAGT CACGCTCCGTGAAGGTGAAGATCAAGCTGGGCCGCAAGGAGAAGAGCCAGGAGCGCGGCAAGGGCCGGCGCCGGTTGGGCCGCGGTTCCAGAGCCAAGCCGGTGGTCAGCGACGACGACAgcgaggaggagcaggaggag GACCGCTCGGCCACCGGCAGCGAGGAGGACTGA
- the LOC136752526 gene encoding transcription activator BRG1 isoform X12 yields MSTPDPPMGGTPRPGPSPGPGPSPGAMLGPSPGPSPGSAHSMMGPSPGPPSAGHPLPPQGPSGYPQENMHQMHKPMDAMHEKGMPDDPRYGQMKGMGMRPGGHSGMGPPPSPMDQHSQGYPSPLGGSEHAPSPVPANGPPSGPLMPSGPGGVPLDGGDPQVLGQQNRGGPTPFNQNQLHQLRAQIMAYKMLARGQPLPDHLQMAVQGKRPMPGMQQQMPSLPPPSGPGAGPGSGPGPAPSNYNRPHGMVGPNMPPPGPSGVPPGMQGQPPNGPPKTWPEGPMVNAAAPSSAPQKLIPPQPTGRPSPAPPSVPPAASPVMPPQTQSPGQPAQPAPMVQLHQKQNRITPIQKPRGLDPVEILQEREYRLQARIAHRIQELENLPGSLAGDLRTKANIELKALRLLNFQRQLRQEVVVCMRRDTALETALNAKAYKRSKRQSLREARITEKLEKQQKIEQERKRRQKHQEYLNSILQHAKDFKEYHRSITAKIQKLTKAVATYHANTEREQKKENERIEKERMRRLMAEDEEGYRKLIDQKKDKRLAYLLQQTDEYVANLTELVRAHKAAQALKEKKKKKKKKKLENPEGQTPALGPDGEPLDETSQMSDLPVKVIHVDSGKILTGVDAPKAGQLDAWLEMNPGYEVAPRSDSEDSGSEEEEVCESFLIGSEDEEEQPTPQPAQPPPVEEKKKIPDPDSEDVSEVDARHIIEHAKQDVDDEYGAASFARGLQSYYAVAHAVTERVDKQSSLLVNGQLKQYQIKGLEWLVSLYNNNLNGILADEMGLGKTIQTIALITYLMEYKRINGPFLIIVPLSTLSNWVYEFDKWAPSVVKVSYKGSPAARRAFVPQLRSGKFNVLLTTYEYIIKDKQVLAKIRWKYMIVDEGHRMKNHHCKLTQVLNTHYLAPRRLLLTGTPLQNKLPELWALLNFLLPTIFKSCSTFEQWFNAPFAMTGEKVDLNEEETILIIRRLHKVLRPFLLRRLKKEVEAQLPEKVEYVIKCDMSALQRVLYRHMQAKGVLLTDGSEKDKKGKGGTKTLMNTIMQLRKICNHPYMFQHIEESFSEHLGFTGGIVQGPDLYRASGKFELLDRILPKLRATNHKVLLFCQMTSLMTIMEDYFAYRNFKYLRLDGTTKAEDRGMLLKAFNDPSSTYFVFLLSTRAGGLGLNLQSADTVIIFDSDWNPHQDLQAQDRAHRIGQQNEVRVLRLCTVNSVEEKILAAAKYKLNVDQKVIQAGMFDQKSSSHERRAFLQAILEHEEQDEVGGQGVWRSGGVWEEDEVPDDETVNQMIARSEEEFDHFMRMDLDRRREEARNPKRKPRLMEEDELPTWIMKDDAEVERLTCEEEEEKMFGRGSRQRKEVDYSDSLTEKQWLKAIEEGTLEEIEEEVRQKKTTRKRKRDRDVDMPAPATPTTSTRSREKDEDSKKQKKRGRPPAEKLSPNPPNLTKKMKKIVDAVIKYKDSSNGRQLSEVFIQLPSRKELPEYYELIRKPVDFKKIKERIRNHKYRSLNDLEKDVMLLCQNAQTFNLEGSLIYEDSIVLQSVFTSVRQKIEKEEDSEGDESEEEEEEVDEGSESESRSVKVKIKLGRKEKSQERGKGRRRLGRGSRAKPVVSDDDSEEEQEEDRSATGSEED; encoded by the exons ATGTCGACCCCGGACCCCCCTATGGGAGGGACCCCCCGGCCGGGCCCCTCCCCGGGACCCGGGCCCTCTCCGGGAGCCATGCTGGGGCCCAGTCCAGGGCCCTCTCCCGGCTCCGCACATAGCATGATGGGGCCCAGCCCGGGACCCCCGTCTGCGGGGCACCCTCTGCCCCCGCAGGGACCCTCGGGGTATCCTCAGGAGAACATGCACCAAATGCACAAG CCAATGGACGCCATGCACGAGAAGGGCATGCCGGACGACCCTCGATACGGGCAGATGAAGGGGATGGGCATGAGACCGGGAGGCCACAGTGGCATGGGCCCCCCTCCGAGCCCCATGGATCAGCACTCGCAGG GTTACCCCTCTCCTCTGGGAGGCTCCGAACACGCGCCTAGCCCAGTCCCGGCAAACGGCCCTCCCTCGGGGCCCCTGATGCCCTCTGGCCCCGGGGGGGTGCCCCTGGACGGAGGGGACCCCCAGGTGCTGGGCCAGCAAAACCGCGGCGGCCCGACCCCCTTCAACCAGAACCAGCTGCACCAGCTCCGGGCGCAGATCATGGCCTATAAGATGCTGGCGCGCGGGCAGCCCCTGCCGGACCACCTGCAGATGGCGGTGCAGGGCAAGCGACCCATGCCCGGCATGCAGCAGCAGATGCCAAGCCTACCTCCCCCCTCGGGACCCGGGGCGGGCCCGGGTTCGGGTCCTGGCCCCGCCCCCTCCAACTACAACAGACCTCATG GCATGGTAGGACCCAACATGCCTCCCCCTGGACCCTCAGGTGTCCCTCCAGGTATGCAGGGACAGCCCCCCAATGGACCCCCGAAGACCTGGCCTGAAG GGCCCATGGTGAACGCAGCTGCCCCCTCCAGTGCCCCCCAGAAGCTCATCCCTCCACAGCCCACCGGCCGGCCCTCCCCGGCCCCGCCGTCCGTGCCCCCCGCGGCCTCACCCGTCATGCCGCCCCAGACCCAGTCGCCCGGCCAGCCCGCCCAGCCGGCGCCCATGGTCCAGCTGCACCAGAAGCAGAACCGCATCACGCCCATCCAGAAGCCACGCGGCCTGGACCCCgtggaaatcctgcaggagcGCGAGTACAG GCTACAGGCCCGGATCGCCCATCGCATCCAGGAACTCGAGAACCTCCCAGGGTCTCTGGCCGGAGACCTGCGGACCAAAGCCAACATCGAACTGAAAGCACTGAGACTGCTTAACTTCCAGAGACAG CTGCGCCAGGAGGTGGTGGTGTGCATGCGCCGGGACACGGCCCTGGAGACGGCGCTGAATGCCAAGGCCTACAAGCGCAGCAAGCGGCAGTCCCTGCGCGAGGCCCGCATCACCGAGAAGCTGGAGAAGCAGCAGAAGATCGAGCAGGAGCGCAAGCGCCGGCAGAAGCACCAGGAGTACCTGAACAGTATCCTGCAGCACGCCAAGGACTTCAAGGAGTACCACCGCTCCATCACCGCCAAGATCCAGAAGCTCACCAAGGCCGTGGCCACCTACCATGCCAACACCGAGCGCGAGCAGAAGAAGGAGAACGAGCGCATTGAGAAGGAGAGGATGAGGAGGCTGATG GCCGAGGATGAGGAGGGCTACAGGAAGCTGATCGACCAGAAGAAGGACAAGCGCCTGGCCTACCTCCTGCAGCAGACGGACGAGTACGTCGCCAACCTGACCGAGCTGGTCCGGGCCCACAAGGCCGCCCAGGCCCtcaaggagaagaagaagaagaagaaaaagaag AAGCTGGAGAACCCAGAAGGCCAGACTCCTGCCCTCGGTCCCGACGGAGAG CCCCTGGACGAGACCAGCCAGATGAGCGACCTGCCGGTGAAGGTCATCCACGTGGACAGCGGCAAGATCCTGACCGGAGTGGACGCCCCCAAGGCGGGGCAGCTGGACGCCTGGCTGGAGATGAACCCAGG CTATGAAGTGGCCCCCCGGTCCGACAGCGAGGACAGCggctcggaggaggaggaggtatgCGAGTCATTCCTTATTGGCTCT gaggacgaggaggagcaGCCGACCCCCCAGCCCGCCCAGCCGCCCCctgtggaggagaagaagaagatccCCGACCCGGACAGTGAGGACGTGTCGGAGGTGGACGCCAGGCACATCATTGA GCACGCCAAGCAGGATGTGGATGACGAGTACGGGGCGGCCAGCTTCGCCCGGGGGCTGCAGTCCTACTATGCCGTGGCCCACGCCGTCACCGAGAGGGTGGACAAGCAGTCGTCGCTGCTGGTCAACGGGCAGCTCAAGCAGTACCAG ATCAAGGGCCTGGAGTGGCTGGTCTCGCTGTACAACAACAACCTGAACGGCATCCTGGCCGACGAGATGGGCCTGGGCAAGACCATCCAGACCATCGCCCTGATCACGTACCTCATGGAGTACAAGCGCATCAACGGGCCCTTCCTCATCATCGTCCCCCTCTC GACTCTATCCAACTGGGTGTACGAGTTTGACAAGTGGGCTCCCTCCGTGGTGAAGGTTTCCTACAAG GGTTCCCCGGCAGCCCGGCGCGCCTTCGTCCCCCAGCTCCGCAGTGGCAAGTTCAATGTCCTGCTGACCACCTATGAGTACATCATCAAGGACAAGCAGGTCCTGGCCAAG ATCCGCTGGAAGTACATGATCGTGGATGAGGGCCACCGCATGAAGAACCACCACTGCAAGCTCACACAGGTGCTCAACACACACTACCTGGCCCCCCGGCGCCTGCTGCTCACCGGCACCCCGCTGCAGAACAAGCTGCCCGAGCTGTGGGCGCTGCTCAACTTCCTGCTGCCCACCATCTTCAAGAGCTGCAGCACCTTCGAGCAGTGGTTCAACGCCCCCTTCGCCATGACTGGGGAGAAG GTGGACCTGAACGAGGAGGAGACCATCCTGATCATCCGGCGCCTCCACAAGGTGCTCCGGCCCTTCCTGCTCCGGAGGCTGAAGAAGGAGGTCGAGGCGCAGCTGCCCGAGAAG GTGGAGTACGTCATTAAGTGCGACATGTCGGCCTTGCAGAGGGTGCTGTACCGACACATGCAGGCCAAGGGCGTGCTGCTCACTGACGGGTCCGAGAAGGACAAGAAA GGTAAAGGTGGGACGAAGACGCTGATGAACACCATCATGCAGCTGAGGAAGATCTGCAACCACCCGTACATGTTCCAGCACATCGAG GAGTCCTTCTCGGAGCATCTGGGGTTCACAGGAGGGATCGTGCAGGG ACCGGACCTCTACCGGGCCTCGGGTAAGTTCGAGCTGCTGGACCGCATCCTGCCCAAGCTGCGCGCGACCAATCACAAGGTGCTGCTGTTCTGTCAGATGACCTCCCTCATGACGATCATGGAGGACTACTTCGCCTACCGCAACTTCAAATACCTCAGGCTGGATG GCACCACGAAGGCCGAGGACCGTGGGATGCTGCTGAAGGCCTTCAACGACCCCAGCTCCACCTACTTCGTGTTCCTGCTGAGCACGCGCGCGGGGGGGCTAGGGCTCAACCTGCAGTCGGCCGACACGGTGATCATTTTCGACAGCGACTGGAATCCCCACCAG gaCCTGCAGGCCCAGGACCGCGCGCACCGCATCGGCCAGCAGAACGAGGTGCGCGTCCTGCGGCTGTGCACGGTCAACAGCGTGGAGGAGAAGATCCTGGCCGCGGCCAAGTACAAGCTCAATGTGGACCAGAAGGTCATCCAGGCCGGCATGTTCGATCAGAAATCCAGCAGCCACGAGCGCCGCGCCTTCCTGCAGGCAATCCTGGAGCACGAGGAACAGGACGAGGTCGGGGGTCAAGGGGTGTGGCGCAGTGGGggggtgtgg GAAGAGGACGAGGTGCCCGATGACGAAACGGTCAACCAGATGATCGCCAGGAGCGAGGAGGAGTTCGACCACTTCATG CGAATGGACCTGGACCGGCGCCGCGAGGAGGCCCGCAACCCCAAGCGCAAGCCCCGGCTGATGGAGGAGGACGAGCTGCCCACCTGGATCATGAAGGACGACGCCGAGGTGGAGCGGCTCACctgcgaggaggaggaggagaagatgtTTGGTCGCGGCTCGCGCCAGCGCAAGGAGGTGGACTACAGCGACTCGCTGACCGAGAAGCAGTGGCTCAAG GCCATCGAGGAGGGCACGCTGGAAGAGATCGAGGAGGAGGTGCGCCAGAAGAAGACGACCCGCAAGCGCAAGCGTGACCGTGATGTGGACATGCCGGCGCCTGCCACGCCCACCACCAGCACGCGCAGCCGTGAGAAGGACGAGGACAGCAAGAAGCAGAAGAAGCGTGGCCGCCCCCCCGCCGAGAAGCTGTCGCCTAACCCGCCCAACCTCACTAAGAAGATGAAGAAGATCGTGGATGCCGTGATCAAGTACAAGGACAG CAGCAATGGCAGACAGCTGAGCGAGGTCTTCATCCAGCTGCCGTCCCGCAAGGAGCTGCCCGAGTACTACGAGCTCATCCGCAAGCCAGTGGACTTCAAGAAGATCAAG GAGAGGATCCGCAACCACAAGTACCGCAGCCTGAACGACCTAGAGAAGGACGTGATGCTACTGTGCCAGAACGCCCAGACCTTCAACCTGGAGGGATCGCTG ATATACGAGGACTCCATCGTGCTCCAGTCGGTGTTCACAAGCGTGCGGCAGAAGATCGAGAAGGAGGAGGACAGCGAGGGTGACGAGagcgaggaggaggaagaggaggtggACGAGGGCTCCGAGTCGGAGT CACGCTCCGTGAAGGTGAAGATCAAGCTGGGCCGCAAGGAGAAGAGCCAGGAGCGCGGCAAGGGCCGGCGCCGGTTGGGCCGCGGTTCCAGAGCCAAGCCGGTGGTCAGCGACGACGACAgcgaggaggagcaggaggag GACCGCTCGGCCACCGGCAGCGAGGAGGACTGA